In one Gossypium hirsutum isolate 1008001.06 chromosome D09, Gossypium_hirsutum_v2.1, whole genome shotgun sequence genomic region, the following are encoded:
- the LOC107891670 gene encoding protein FAR1-RELATED SEQUENCE 8, with the protein MTGNPAFSTGDQHHALSPSPPPNLLITMEEGSQNSEQLFEDDGNELEMEGNDIDIDSNGLDIEGNCLDIESNGLQDDCDGMLDIDDNHESNGDDATAVSIENGISQGKNYPPPVVGMEFESYDDAYNYYNCYAKELGFAIRVKSSWTKRNSKEKRGAVLCCNCEGFKTIKEANSRRKETRTGCLAMIRLRLVESNRWRVDEVKLEHNHLFDHERAQNCKSHKKMDAVAKRKVEPTVDVEVRTIKLYRTSTADPVGYGNLNILEGEISETIDRSKRLKLNKGDSQIIYDFFSRIQLTSPNFVYLIDLNDEGCLRNVFWIDSRSRAAYGYFGDVVAVDTTCLSNKYEIPLVAFVGVNHHGQSILLGCGLLADDTFESYVWLFRAWLTCMSGRSPQTIITDHCRAMQSAISEVFPRAHHRLHLSHVMQSLFENLGELQESDVFQMILNRTVYETVKVDEFEMGWDDMIRRFGLVDHAWLCTLYEERERWAPVYQKDTFFAGMCTFENGEFRSSFFDGFVHKQTSLKEFFGKYELLVQEERKTEAIIDLESRDSSPLLKTRCFYELQLAKLYTNEIFRRFQDEVVMMPCFSITQVHANGSVITYMIKEHEVEGDRSNMKNFEVMHDKAGTEIRCICSCFNFNGYLCRHCLCVLHYNGVEEIPFQYILSRWRKDFKRLYIPELGSNNIDISNPVQWFDHLHRRAMQVVEEGMISQDHYTVAWQAFKESLNKVRLVADKHV; encoded by the exons ATGACCGGCAATCCGGCGTTTTCCACCGGCGATCAACATCACGCTTTGTCTCCGTCCCCGCCGCCCAACCTTCTCATCACG ATGGAAGAGGGTTCTCAAAATAGTGAGCAACTATTTGAGGATGATGGAAATGAGCTTGAAATGGAAGGGAATGACATTGATATCGACAGCAATGGCCTTGACATAGAAGGAAACTGCCTCGACATTGAAAGCAATGGCCTTCAGGATGATTGTGACGGAATGCTTGATATTGATGACAATCATGAAAGCAACGGGGATGATGCAACTGCAGTTTCCATTGAAAATGGCATATCCCAAGGAAAAAATTATCCTCCGCCGGTTGTGGGAATGGAGTTTGAATCTTACGATGATGCTTATAATTACTATAACTGTTATGCCAAGGAACTAGGATTTGCAATTAGGGTCAAATCTTCGTGGACGAAGCGTAACAGCAAAGAGAAGCGCGGAGCCGTGCTCTGTTGTAACTGCGAGGGCTTCAAAACAATCAAAGAAGCAAATAGTCGTAGGAAGGAAACAAGAACTGGCTGTCTCGCGATGATAAGGTTGAGGTTAGTAGAATCAAATAGATGGAGGGTCGATGAAGTCAAACTGGAACACAATCACCTATTTGACCATGAAAGAGCACAAAATTGTAAGTCACACAAGAAGATGGACGCTGTGGCCAAAAGGAAGGTAGAGCCTACTGTGGATGTAGAAGTGCGGACTATCAAGTTGTACCGTACATCTACGGCCGATCCAGTGGGTTATGGAAACTTGAACATACTTGAAGGAGAAATTAGTGAGACCATTGATCGTTCGAAGCGCTTGAAGCTTAACAAAGGAGATTCCcaaattatatatgatttttttagccgCATTCAGCTTACTAGTCCGAATTTCGTTTACCTGATAGATCTGAATGATGAAGGTTGTTTAAGGAATGTTTTTTGGATAGATTCTAGGTCTAGGGCTGCATATGGTTACTTTGGTGATGTGGTTGCAGTTGATACCACGTGCTTGTCAAACAAATACGAGATTCCTCTCGTGGCATTTGTTGGAGTAAATCATCATGGGCAGTCTATCTTGCTGGGCTGTGGTTTGCTTGCTGATGATACATTCGAATCATATGTTTGGCTATTTAGGGCATGGCTTACTTGTATGTCTGGTCGCTCTCCGCAAACCATAATCACAGACCACTGCAGGGCCATGCAAAGTGCAATATCTGAGGTGTTTCCCAGGGCTCATCATCGACTGCATTTGTCGCATGTCATGCAAAGCTTATTCGAGAATTTGGGAGAGTTGCAGGAATCTGATGTCTTTCAAATGATATTAAATAGGACAGTCTATGAGACCGTGAAGGTGGACGAATTTGAAATGGGCTGGGATGATATGATTCGACGGTTCGGACTTGTAGATCATGCATGGCTTTGTACTCTGTACGAGGAAAGAGAGCGATGGGCTCCGGTTTACCAAAAAGATACCTTTTTTGCTGGAATGTGCACTTTTGAAAATGGTGAGTTCAGGAGCTCGTTTTTTGACGGTTTTGTGCATAAGCAAACTtctttgaaagaattttttggcAAGTACGAATTACTTGTGCAAGAAGAGCGTAAAACAGAAGCAATCATTGATCTCGAATCGAGAGATTCAAGTCCATTGTTGAAAACAAGATGCTTTTACGAATTACAGCTTGCGAAGTTGTATACGAATGAAATTTTCAGGAGGTTCCAAGATGAAGTTGTGATGATGCCTTGTTTTAGCATCACCCAAGTTCATGCCAACGGATCGGTTATAACCTACATGATTAAGGAACACGAGGTCGAAGGAGACCGGAGCAATATGAAGAACTTCGAAGTCATGCATGACAAAGCCGGAACAGAAATCCGTTGCATATGCAGCTGCTTTAACTTCAACGGGTACCTTTGCCGACACTGCTTGTGTGTCCTCCACTACAACGGCGTGGAGGAAATCCCTTTCCAGTATATCTTGTCTCGCTGGCGGAAAGATTTTAAGCGACTATACATACCCGAACTTGGATCCAATAACATCGACATTAGCAACCCAGTTCAGTGGTTCGACCATTTGCACAGACGGGCAATGCAAGTTGTCGAAGAAGGGATGATATCCCAAGATCATTATACTGTTGCATGGCAGGCCTTTAAAGAATCTCTGAATAAAGTTCGACTTGTTGCAGATAAGCATGTATAG